The Apibacter raozihei genome contains a region encoding:
- the pheT gene encoding phenylalanine--tRNA ligase subunit beta, which yields MKISYNWLSTYIKTDLSVEKIASVLTDTGLEVENLELIESIKGSLKGIVVGEVIKCEKHPNADKLKVTLVNLGDQEPVQIVCGAPNVETGQKVPVATIGTTLYTKEGEEFQIKKSKIRGEESFGMICAEDELGLGNGHDGIIVLNHDLEPGTPLSEVYHVGTDYEIEIGLTPNRTDAMSHYGVARDLHAALKSRKIKSELHPVTTENFKLDEETENPISVEVENPDLCPRYSGIYIKDIEIKPSPDWLKNSLKVIGLSSINNVVDITNYILHSYGQPLHAFDADKIGGNKIKVGTVKDGTIFTTLDGVKRTLNGTELLIKDSDDTPMCLAGIYGGADSGVSNNTKNIFLESAYFDAVSVRKTAKKEGINTDSSFRFERGVDPNNTVVALKKACELFQELANGKVVGPIIDEYPTPVKKQNAVLRYHKIDQILGKRIHRDQIKEILKALEITIISDTNETLDLVIPAYRVDVTREIDVIEEIARIYGYNHIDIPQKFTFAYESKNHFDEESLENQIANQLKYNGFNETINNSLTQKRESEGNYVELLNPLSNELAVMRQSLVYGLLECIAFNINRNQKQIKFFEFGKTYFKTAGGYNENKKLALALFGNYQENNWISNSNTSTFYHLKGVVNQLLQTFGLNLDEKPLESNLFNDGLELFSKKSSIGKLSIINSKLAKEFGIKSEVFYAELEWEKMVQAIAGKGKYKLQDIPKFPGSQRDLALLVDKSIKYHDLYKTAFETEKKLLKSVNLFDVYEGKNLPDGKKSYALNFFIQDENKTLTDKDIDKVINKLLEKFSTQFKAELRNN from the coding sequence ATGAAAATTTCATATAATTGGCTTAGTACTTATATAAAAACTGATTTATCTGTTGAAAAAATCGCATCTGTACTTACAGATACAGGACTGGAAGTTGAAAACCTGGAACTGATAGAATCTATAAAAGGCAGTTTGAAGGGTATTGTGGTTGGAGAAGTAATTAAGTGCGAAAAACACCCTAATGCGGATAAATTAAAAGTTACATTAGTTAATTTGGGCGATCAAGAGCCAGTTCAAATAGTTTGTGGAGCTCCTAATGTAGAAACCGGACAAAAAGTTCCTGTTGCTACAATAGGCACGACTTTATATACCAAAGAAGGCGAGGAATTTCAGATAAAAAAAAGTAAGATTCGCGGGGAAGAATCTTTCGGTATGATATGTGCCGAAGATGAATTAGGCCTTGGCAATGGTCACGATGGAATAATTGTGCTGAACCATGACCTTGAACCAGGAACTCCCTTAAGTGAAGTTTACCATGTAGGTACCGATTATGAAATTGAAATAGGACTGACTCCGAACCGAACAGATGCCATGTCTCATTACGGAGTAGCCAGAGATTTACATGCTGCATTGAAAAGCCGTAAAATTAAATCTGAATTACATCCCGTCACAACTGAAAACTTTAAATTGGATGAAGAAACAGAGAATCCTATTTCTGTAGAAGTAGAGAATCCTGACTTATGTCCTAGATATTCAGGAATTTATATTAAAGATATTGAAATTAAACCCTCACCCGATTGGTTAAAAAATAGTTTAAAAGTTATCGGCTTAAGTTCTATAAATAATGTGGTAGATATAACTAATTATATCTTGCATTCCTACGGCCAGCCTTTACATGCTTTTGATGCAGATAAAATCGGGGGTAATAAAATTAAAGTTGGAACGGTTAAAGACGGCACCATATTCACCACTCTTGATGGTGTAAAGCGAACTTTGAACGGAACAGAATTACTTATAAAAGATTCCGACGACACTCCGATGTGCCTTGCAGGAATTTATGGGGGTGCAGACTCTGGTGTTAGTAATAACACTAAAAATATTTTTCTGGAAAGTGCCTATTTCGATGCTGTTTCTGTTAGAAAAACTGCAAAAAAAGAAGGTATCAATACAGATTCTTCCTTTCGTTTTGAAAGAGGTGTAGATCCTAATAACACGGTAGTTGCTTTGAAGAAAGCATGTGAATTGTTTCAGGAACTGGCTAACGGTAAGGTTGTTGGGCCTATAATTGATGAGTATCCTACTCCTGTTAAAAAGCAAAATGCTGTATTAAGATATCACAAAATAGATCAAATATTAGGAAAAAGAATTCATAGAGACCAGATAAAGGAAATTTTAAAAGCTCTTGAAATCACAATTATAAGCGATACAAATGAAACTTTAGATTTGGTTATTCCTGCTTACAGGGTTGATGTAACCCGTGAAATTGATGTTATTGAAGAAATTGCTAGGATTTACGGTTACAATCATATTGATATACCTCAAAAGTTCACATTTGCCTATGAGAGTAAAAATCACTTCGATGAAGAATCTCTGGAAAATCAAATTGCTAATCAATTAAAATACAATGGCTTTAATGAAACTATCAACAATTCATTAACTCAAAAACGTGAATCGGAAGGCAATTATGTTGAATTACTGAATCCGCTGAGCAATGAATTAGCAGTTATGAGACAATCCCTGGTTTATGGCTTATTAGAGTGTATTGCTTTTAATATTAATCGAAATCAAAAACAAATCAAATTTTTTGAATTTGGCAAAACCTATTTCAAAACTGCGGGTGGATATAATGAAAATAAAAAATTAGCTTTAGCATTATTTGGTAATTATCAGGAAAATAACTGGATATCTAATTCCAATACTTCTACATTTTATCATTTGAAAGGTGTGGTAAACCAACTATTGCAAACTTTTGGCCTGAATCTTGATGAGAAGCCTCTAGAGTCCAATTTATTTAATGACGGGTTAGAGCTATTCAGCAAAAAAAGTTCCATTGGAAAATTAAGTATCATTAATTCAAAACTTGCAAAAGAATTCGGAATAAAATCTGAGGTATTCTATGCTGAGTTGGAATGGGAGAAAATGGTTCAGGCTATAGCTGGAAAAGGAAAGTACAAATTACAGGACATTCCTAAATTCCCTGGTTCACAAAGAGATTTGGCTCTCTTGGTTGATAAAAGTATCAAATATCACGACTTATATAAAACTGCATTTGAAACAGAAAAAAAACTACTAAAATCTGTGAATTTATTTGATGTATATGAAGGTAAAAATTTACCTGATGGTAAAAAATCTTATGCATTGAATTTCTTCATTCAGGATGAAAATAAAACATTAACAGATAAGGATATTGATAAGGTTATTAATAAATTGCTGGAGAAATTCTCCACACAGTTTAAAGCTGAATTGCGAAATAATTAA
- a CDS encoding Rossmann-like and DUF2520 domain-containing protein, whose amino-acid sequence MHKKVVVVGAGSVAYHLIRVLLDNTVNVVQIFNRTLSKAQELANNYNINYTDKISEIVKADIYIICTADKAISEISYYIPYEDCLVVHTSGSTAISALKGKYRKGVFYPLQTFSKRRTIKDIPFLIEAEFPEDELLLLNLGKRISEDVRVTDSDTRLKIHMAAIWANNFTNHMYYIANEICKKQNIPFDMLKPLIKETAGKIEDDILPYEAQTGPARRNEELIIKKHLEILEKESDSRKYQIYQLLTDSIFYTYNDKL is encoded by the coding sequence ATGCATAAAAAAGTAGTAGTTGTAGGAGCAGGTAGTGTAGCTTATCATTTAATTAGAGTATTACTGGATAATACGGTAAATGTTGTTCAGATATTTAACAGAACTCTAAGTAAAGCTCAGGAGCTGGCCAATAATTACAATATAAATTATACCGATAAAATTTCAGAAATCGTAAAAGCCGACATATATATAATATGTACAGCAGATAAAGCAATTTCTGAGATATCGTACTATATACCTTACGAAGATTGTTTAGTTGTACATACTTCAGGATCTACAGCTATTTCTGCATTAAAAGGCAAATACAGGAAAGGGGTTTTTTACCCTTTACAAACTTTTTCTAAACGAAGAACTATCAAAGACATTCCTTTTCTTATAGAAGCCGAGTTTCCTGAAGATGAGCTTTTATTACTAAATCTTGGAAAAAGAATATCAGAAGATGTAAGGGTTACAGATTCGGATACAAGATTAAAAATTCATATGGCTGCCATTTGGGCAAATAATTTTACCAATCACATGTATTATATAGCGAATGAAATTTGTAAAAAACAGAATATTCCTTTTGATATGCTAAAACCGCTGATTAAAGAAACAGCAGGTAAAATTGAAGACGATATTCTTCCGTATGAAGCTCAGACTGGACCTGCCAGAAGAAACGAAGAATTAATAATTAAAAAACATCTAGAAATACTTGAAAAAGAATCTGATAGCCGAAAATATCAGATTTACCAACTACTAACTGATTCAATATTTTACACGTACAATGACAAATTATAA
- a CDS encoding KdsC family phosphatase → MTNYKEKLHHITSFVFDVDGVMTDGSLILINNQMIRSMNTKDGFVLQYAVKKGYKIAIITGGKDESVVSRMKYLGITDVYLASQNKWEDMEDFLYKYGLKPQEVLYMGDDLPDYDVMTKVGVGAAPKDACSEILSIADYISPISGGQGCVRDVIEQVMRTRNDWDYLQSKDDTASV, encoded by the coding sequence ATGACAAATTATAAAGAAAAATTACATCACATAACTTCTTTTGTTTTTGATGTAGATGGCGTAATGACTGATGGAAGTCTTATTCTGATTAACAATCAGATGATTCGAAGTATGAACACTAAAGATGGATTTGTATTACAGTATGCTGTAAAAAAAGGTTATAAAATAGCAATTATTACAGGAGGTAAAGACGAATCGGTGGTAAGTAGAATGAAATACCTTGGTATAACTGACGTATATTTAGCCTCTCAAAATAAATGGGAGGATATGGAAGATTTCCTTTACAAATACGGACTTAAACCTCAGGAAGTACTTTATATGGGTGACGACTTACCCGATTATGATGTAATGACTAAGGTGGGTGTAGGAGCTGCTCCGAAAGATGCATGCAGCGAAATACTTTCAATTGCAGATTATATATCTCCTATTTCAGGCGGTCAAGGTTGTGTTCGTGATGTCATTGAACAGGTAATGAGAACCCGTAATGACTGGGACTATTTACAATCTAAAGATGACACAGCCTCTGTTTAA
- the cls gene encoding cardiolipin synthase: MHKITDAAKLLNPEIITLFITIIYSLFILYTVIKIIKDTESPAKALGYLLLVLVLPIIGAILYFSIGVNYRLEKLYKRKYFRDRNFYETIKNQIFEHSEKRIENHRKLLEGKTHPIRMLLKDTSSALYTANRTKLLINGENKFTEVIDALKKAEKHIHIEYYIFSDDRIGNKIKEILIQKANEGVTIRFIYDDFGSHSLNKKMIPELRKAGVQVAAFYKIKLYALANRMNYRNHRKVIVIDSKIGFIGGINVDDRYINTPDTKLYWRDTHLMIEGEAVNGLQYNFLNDWNFCSESPVDYFDRQYFYPKDSKFTQKDDELIQFAASGPDSDRATIMLVYNGIITASQKRLYLTTPYLIPNETIVNALKFAALSGVDVRLLVPYNSDSMVVNAASCSYYLELLAAGVRIFRYTKGFVHAKTIVSDDNLSIVGSANIDMRSFDLNFEISALVYSRKINEELCNAFMEDLANSTEISYAEWNQRNKLVKFGNSMAKLISPLL; encoded by the coding sequence ATGCATAAAATAACCGATGCAGCAAAGCTTTTAAACCCTGAAATTATCACACTTTTTATAACTATTATTTATTCTTTATTTATTCTTTACACAGTAATTAAAATAATTAAAGATACAGAAAGCCCTGCCAAAGCATTAGGATATCTGCTACTTGTACTGGTTTTACCGATAATCGGCGCCATACTTTATTTTTCAATAGGAGTTAATTACAGGCTCGAAAAACTGTATAAGAGAAAATATTTTCGGGACCGAAATTTTTACGAAACCATCAAAAATCAAATTTTTGAACATTCGGAAAAAAGAATTGAAAATCACAGAAAGCTTCTAGAGGGGAAAACACATCCTATCAGAATGCTTTTAAAAGATACCTCTTCAGCTTTATATACTGCTAATCGCACTAAACTTTTAATTAACGGCGAAAACAAGTTTACAGAAGTAATTGATGCTCTTAAAAAAGCAGAAAAACACATTCATATTGAGTATTACATTTTCTCCGATGATAGAATAGGCAATAAAATTAAAGAAATTCTAATTCAAAAAGCAAATGAAGGAGTAACCATTCGATTTATCTACGATGATTTCGGTAGCCATTCACTTAATAAAAAAATGATACCTGAACTTCGAAAAGCTGGTGTTCAGGTAGCAGCCTTTTATAAAATAAAATTATATGCACTGGCTAACCGTATGAATTATCGAAACCATAGAAAAGTAATTGTCATTGATTCTAAAATAGGATTTATAGGTGGAATTAACGTTGACGACAGATATATAAACACTCCTGATACAAAGTTATACTGGAGAGATACTCACCTGATGATTGAAGGAGAAGCCGTTAACGGACTGCAATATAATTTCCTCAATGATTGGAATTTTTGCTCAGAAAGCCCTGTCGATTATTTTGACAGGCAATATTTTTATCCCAAAGACTCTAAGTTTACACAAAAAGATGATGAGCTAATCCAGTTTGCTGCCAGCGGGCCTGATAGTGACAGAGCTACCATCATGCTTGTATATAACGGTATTATCACTGCCAGCCAAAAACGTTTATACTTAACAACTCCTTATCTTATACCTAACGAAACGATTGTAAATGCGTTGAAATTCGCTGCGCTTAGCGGAGTTGATGTACGCTTGTTAGTACCATACAATTCAGACAGCATGGTAGTTAATGCTGCCTCTTGTTCCTATTATTTGGAATTGCTGGCAGCAGGTGTACGTATTTTCAGGTATACCAAAGGATTTGTTCATGCAAAAACGATTGTTTCCGATGACAATCTTTCTATTGTCGGATCTGCCAACATAGATATGAGAAGTTTTGATTTGAATTTTGAAATAAGCGCTCTTGTATATAGTCGTAAAATCAATGAAGAATTATGTAATGCTTTTATGGAAGATTTAGCAAACAGTACAGAAATTTCTTATGCTGAATGGAACCAAAGAAATAAATTAGTCAAATTCGGAAACTCTATGGCTAAACTGATATCTCCTTTACTTTAA
- the dnaN gene encoding DNA polymerase III subunit beta, which produces MKFIVSSGELLKALQLISGVTGGNSSLPVLENFLFDLDSGKLTIYGSDGETTMKTSIDVQSNDTGKIAVPSKLLTDTVKTFSEQPLSFSQEGNQLEIVDEKDNYFIALDDVEQYPTIPELDTDKSITIKASVLGEAIANTIFSTGNDAMRPVMTGVLFQFTDSECRFVATDAHRLVKYTRKDISVEEAVEFIMPKKPLNLLKNALIAHEDDVTVDFNETNARFTHNQTQWVCRLIDGKYPNYDAVIPKENPNVLTINRQLFLGSLKRAALFSNKSTSQVRLSLNGNLLKLSAEDLDFANKAEMSLPCDYHGEELKIGFNSKFLNEMLNNISSEDVTLEMSTSNRAGIIKPAEGLDENEDILMLVMPVMLNN; this is translated from the coding sequence ATGAAATTCATAGTTTCAAGCGGAGAATTATTAAAGGCTTTACAGCTAATAAGTGGGGTTACAGGAGGAAATTCTTCTTTACCAGTGTTAGAAAATTTTTTATTTGATTTGGATTCCGGAAAATTAACCATTTATGGTTCCGACGGAGAAACAACTATGAAAACCAGTATTGATGTTCAAAGTAACGATACAGGCAAAATAGCTGTTCCTTCAAAACTATTAACTGACACAGTTAAAACCTTCTCAGAACAACCCTTATCTTTTTCACAAGAAGGTAATCAGTTAGAAATTGTTGACGAAAAAGATAATTATTTTATAGCCCTTGACGATGTTGAGCAATATCCGACCATACCGGAACTCGATACAGATAAATCAATAACAATAAAAGCTTCTGTATTAGGAGAAGCCATTGCTAATACAATATTTTCTACCGGTAACGATGCTATGCGCCCGGTAATGACCGGAGTTCTTTTCCAGTTTACTGATTCCGAATGCCGTTTTGTTGCTACTGATGCTCATAGACTTGTTAAATATACGAGAAAAGATATTTCTGTTGAGGAAGCTGTGGAATTTATCATGCCTAAAAAACCGCTAAATTTATTAAAAAACGCATTAATTGCTCATGAAGATGACGTTACTGTAGATTTTAATGAAACTAATGCCCGATTTACACACAATCAGACCCAATGGGTTTGCAGACTGATTGATGGAAAATATCCCAATTATGATGCGGTAATACCTAAAGAAAACCCTAATGTCTTAACTATTAATAGACAACTTTTCCTAGGTTCACTAAAAAGAGCTGCTCTTTTCTCTAACAAATCTACATCACAGGTTCGTTTATCTTTAAATGGTAATCTTTTAAAGCTAAGCGCTGAAGATTTGGATTTTGCTAATAAAGCAGAAATGAGTCTTCCATGTGACTACCATGGAGAGGAATTAAAAATTGGATTTAATTCAAAATTTCTAAATGAGATGCTGAATAACATATCCTCTGAAGACGTGACTCTGGAAATGTCAACCTCTAACCGTGCCGGAATAATTAAACCTGCGGAAGGTCTCGACGAAAATGAAGACATACTGATGTTAGTAATGCCGGTAATGCTTAATAATTAA
- the ileS gene encoding isoleucine--tRNA ligase, whose amino-acid sequence MSNKFQEYKGLDLNKFADEISAFWKEKNIFQESINSREGKPQYVFFEGPPSANGMPGIHHVMARTIKDIFCRYHTLKGKQVHRKAGWDTHGLPVELGVEKELGITKEDIGKKISVEDYNKACREAVMRYTGAWNQLTEQIGYWVDMKHPYITYEPKYMESVWWLLKQIYNKNLLYKGYTIQPYSPKAGTGLSSHELSLPGAYRDITDTTIVAQFKALKNSTELFSSIKGDVYFLAWTTTPWTLPSNTALTVGTTIDYVLVQTFNQYTFEPVNIILAKALLNSQMSGKYKLSETDDEFENYKAEDKKIPYKILAEYKGKDLVGIKYEQLLPWALPYENPEKAFVVIDGDHVTTEDGTGIVHTAATFGADDAKVSKEHGIPPMLVLDENQNPVPLVDLQGKFLQSLPEPFGGKYVRIEYYKDEEMPERSTDVELAILLKTENKAFKVEKYSHSYPHCWRTDKPILYYPLDSWFIKIPEVRDRMSELNQSINWKPKATGEGRFGNWLENANDWNLSRSRYWGIPLPIWRTEDAKEEIVIGSLEELMTEMNKSVEAGFMPHNIFEGFISGDYTEDNYSKVDLHKNIVDQIILVSKSGKPMKRESDLIDVWFDSGSMPYAQWHYPFENKQMIDSGKSYPADFIAEGVDQTRGWFYTLHAIGTMVFDSLTYKNVVSNGLVLDSKGNKMSKSKGNAVEPFETLAMFGPDATRWYMISNAQPWDNLKFDLKGIDEVRRKIFGTLYNTYSFFSLYANVDGFTFKEAPIPFHEKNELDQWIISELNLLIEEVDNFYADYEPTKALRAINTFVIDNLSNWYVRLSRRRFWKGEYSHDKISAYQTLYTCLVNVAKLMSPAAPFYSDKLYRDLNQVTNQEPFLSVHLADFPLKDANSINTILLERTHLAQQITSMVFSLRKKENIKVRQPLQKIMIPVLNEENQSHLEAIIPIIKQEVNVKEVQLLNPKEASDLIVKAVKPNFKALGPKLGKDLKTVSQELQNFSNEQIQELEQAGKVNVQGYELTLEDIEISTQDITGWLVTTDGKLTVALDITITPELKSEGIARELVNRIQNLRKDQGLEVTDRISLIFESNEEIEKAVNANYEYICSETLTDKLSFSDNITDGTELDIDNIIINLSLKKM is encoded by the coding sequence ATGAGCAATAAATTTCAAGAATACAAAGGACTCGATCTAAATAAATTTGCAGACGAAATATCTGCTTTTTGGAAAGAAAAAAACATTTTTCAGGAAAGTATTAACTCTCGTGAGGGAAAACCTCAATATGTTTTTTTTGAAGGACCACCTTCTGCTAATGGAATGCCGGGAATACATCACGTCATGGCCCGAACCATTAAAGATATTTTCTGCAGATATCATACACTAAAAGGAAAACAGGTGCACAGAAAAGCCGGTTGGGATACTCATGGATTACCTGTTGAACTGGGTGTCGAAAAGGAATTAGGAATAACCAAAGAAGACATTGGTAAAAAAATATCAGTTGAAGATTACAATAAAGCCTGCAGAGAAGCTGTAATGCGTTATACAGGTGCCTGGAATCAGCTTACCGAGCAAATAGGTTACTGGGTAGATATGAAACATCCCTATATTACCTATGAGCCCAAATACATGGAAAGTGTCTGGTGGTTATTAAAACAAATTTACAATAAAAATCTCCTTTACAAAGGATACACAATACAGCCTTATTCCCCAAAAGCAGGAACAGGATTATCGTCTCATGAATTAAGTCTGCCCGGTGCCTACCGAGATATAACAGATACAACTATCGTAGCTCAGTTCAAAGCTCTGAAAAATAGTACGGAATTGTTCTCTTCTATAAAAGGTGATGTATATTTCTTAGCTTGGACCACTACTCCTTGGACGCTTCCTTCCAATACGGCATTAACGGTAGGAACAACGATTGATTATGTATTAGTGCAAACTTTTAATCAATATACTTTTGAACCGGTAAATATTATCTTAGCCAAGGCATTGCTAAATTCTCAAATGAGTGGAAAATACAAATTATCCGAAACAGATGATGAGTTTGAAAATTATAAGGCTGAAGATAAGAAGATACCTTATAAAATACTTGCAGAATATAAAGGAAAAGATTTAGTAGGCATTAAATATGAACAGTTGTTACCATGGGCTTTACCTTACGAAAATCCTGAAAAAGCTTTTGTTGTTATAGACGGTGATCATGTAACTACTGAAGATGGTACTGGGATAGTACACACGGCCGCCACATTTGGTGCTGATGATGCTAAAGTATCTAAAGAGCACGGAATTCCTCCTATGCTGGTACTTGATGAAAATCAAAATCCGGTTCCGTTAGTAGACTTACAAGGTAAATTCCTTCAAAGTTTACCAGAACCGTTTGGGGGAAAATATGTTCGTATTGAATATTACAAAGATGAAGAAATGCCAGAACGTTCAACAGATGTTGAACTGGCCATTTTACTTAAAACGGAAAACAAGGCTTTTAAAGTTGAAAAATATTCACACAGTTACCCACATTGCTGGCGAACAGACAAACCGATTCTCTACTATCCGCTGGATTCCTGGTTTATTAAAATACCGGAAGTCAGAGATAGAATGTCTGAACTGAACCAATCAATCAACTGGAAACCTAAGGCTACCGGAGAAGGAAGATTTGGGAACTGGCTTGAAAATGCAAACGACTGGAATCTTTCCCGATCTAGATATTGGGGAATCCCATTACCTATATGGAGAACTGAGGATGCCAAAGAAGAAATAGTTATTGGTTCTTTAGAAGAATTAATGACAGAAATGAATAAATCAGTAGAGGCTGGATTCATGCCTCACAACATATTTGAAGGATTTATTTCCGGAGATTATACTGAAGATAATTATAGCAAAGTAGACCTGCATAAAAATATAGTTGACCAGATTATTCTTGTTTCAAAAAGTGGAAAACCGATGAAACGGGAGTCTGATCTTATTGATGTTTGGTTCGATTCAGGCTCCATGCCTTATGCTCAATGGCACTATCCATTTGAAAATAAGCAAATGATAGATTCCGGAAAATCATATCCTGCCGATTTTATTGCAGAAGGAGTAGATCAGACCCGGGGTTGGTTTTACACACTTCATGCAATAGGCACTATGGTCTTTGATAGTCTGACGTATAAAAATGTGGTATCAAACGGATTGGTTCTGGACAGCAAAGGGAATAAAATGTCTAAGAGTAAAGGCAATGCGGTTGAACCATTTGAAACATTAGCCATGTTTGGTCCTGATGCAACCCGTTGGTATATGATATCCAACGCCCAGCCCTGGGATAATTTAAAGTTTGATTTGAAAGGTATTGATGAAGTAAGAAGAAAAATATTCGGCACTTTATACAATACTTATTCATTTTTCTCACTTTACGCTAATGTTGACGGGTTTACATTTAAAGAAGCTCCTATTCCTTTTCATGAAAAAAATGAATTGGATCAATGGATTATATCCGAATTAAATTTACTTATTGAAGAAGTTGATAATTTTTATGCCGATTATGAACCTACAAAAGCATTACGTGCAATAAACACTTTTGTTATAGATAACTTAAGCAATTGGTATGTAAGGCTTTCCAGAAGACGTTTCTGGAAAGGAGAATACTCTCATGATAAAATATCTGCATACCAGACTTTATATACCTGTTTAGTTAATGTTGCTAAGTTAATGTCACCGGCTGCCCCTTTCTATTCAGACAAATTATACCGGGATTTAAATCAGGTTACTAATCAGGAGCCGTTTTTATCTGTACATCTTGCTGATTTCCCTCTAAAAGATGCAAACAGTATAAATACTATTCTTCTGGAGCGAACCCATCTGGCTCAACAAATTACCAGCATGGTATTTTCACTAAGAAAAAAAGAAAATATAAAAGTACGTCAACCCTTACAAAAAATAATGATACCTGTGCTAAATGAAGAAAATCAATCCCATTTAGAAGCTATCATTCCTATAATCAAACAAGAAGTAAACGTAAAAGAAGTACAACTTCTTAATCCTAAAGAAGCTTCTGATTTAATTGTTAAAGCAGTTAAACCTAACTTCAAAGCTTTAGGACCAAAATTAGGTAAAGATCTAAAAACAGTATCCCAGGAGCTTCAGAATTTTTCAAATGAACAAATTCAGGAACTTGAGCAAGCAGGAAAAGTAAATGTTCAAGGGTACGAACTTACTCTTGAAGACATCGAAATCAGCACTCAGGACATCACCGGCTGGCTGGTTACCACTGATGGCAAATTAACCGTTGCCCTGGATATTACTATAACACCGGAATTAAAATCGGAAGGTATAGCCCGGGAATTGGTTAACAGAATACAAAATCTTAGAAAAGATCAAGGCCTGGAAGTTACAGACAGAATTTCATTGATTTTTGAATCAAATGAAGAGATTGAAAAAGCTGTAAACGCAAACTACGAATATATCTGCTCGGAAACCTTAACTGACAAGTTATCTTTT